The region CGAACCGATGTTTTCGTTTACCCAGGTCAGTACCCCCGACCGGTCGGCAATGATGTCGGCCTGTTTGAGTTTGTGGGTCAGTTCTTTCAGGTTTTTCTCTTCGATCTGCGCTTGTAGCGTCGTTTCACGGAGGCTGGCGCTCATGGATTGCCGGTTGTAGGACAGGTCGTTTTCTAATTGTTTCTTTTCCAGTTCGGCCACCCGAAGCGCGTTCTCGGCACGGGTTACGTCTTCGCCGGTGCTCCCTCCCACTTTCTGAAGCCGTCGGGCTCCTTCCAGATCCGCCCTGAGCCGGTTGATGTTGAGGAGTTTTATCTGGTCGTTGACTTCGGCATCGTACAGGCTTTTATTTAGCTTCATCCGTAACTGGTCGATGCCGTTGCGCTTGAGCGCCAGTTGATCGTTAAGTTTTTCAAGTTCAATTTCGGTGAGTGACTTGTCGAGGTCAAGAATCGGCTGGCCAGGTTTTACCGCCGTGCCGGGGGTGATCAACACCCGGCGGATACTGGCCCGAATGGGGCTGGTATAAATCTGTTCGTAGGCCGGAATAACTTCGCCCGTAGCGTTGAGCGAATTTTCAACGGGTCCAATTTCCGCCGTGGCGGTTCGGATTCTGTTGGCTTCGACGGATGTTTTGAGTGCATTCCGCGTCCAGGCAATCACCAGAGCCAGAGCCGCCACGACCGTTATCCCGACGACCCAGTTTCGATTGCGGCCACGATTGGCAATTTCCGGTGCAAGTTCCTTATCCATTTTCTGTGCAGTTTCTCACAGATAGATAGCCAAACAGCGTGCCAGCGGATATTTGATTACTAATCAGTACGTTACAGAAAATTAACTAAAGAAAACTGTGCGAATTCGCACATCTGATTACGATTTCGCACGATCTCCAAACCCGTAAAATTTTATTAAATCATCGTTAGGTTTCTCAAAACCTAATATGGCAGATTTAAGAATCTGCCATCACCCAAAACGATTCCGTTTCATCCAAAAGCACTTACCAATACATTTGTAATTTTTAGCCCTTAGCTTTACAGACTGAGTACGTTGTTCCCGATAAACTCAAAAACTCTGTGCATCTCTTTACTCTCCGTGCATCTCTGTGGCACAACTCTTTACCTCAAACAATGAGAAAAATTAGTTTAACTATCCTATTCCAGTTCCTCGTTCTCCTCTCCTTCGCTCAACAAAATCTCGTTCCGTTTGTCCACCCGCTCATTGGCACCGAAAAAATGGGACATACGTTTCCAGGGGCTACCGTGCCGTTTGGTTCCGTCCAATTGAGTCCCGATTCCGATACGCTTTCGTATGAACTCAATGGCAAGTACAATGGCAAGGTTTACAACTATTGTGCGGGGTATAAGTACGAAGACAAAACGATCGTTGGCTTTAGCCACACGCACTTTAGCGGTACCGGCCACTCCGACCTGGGCGATTTCCTGATCATGCCCACACAGGGGACTTTACAGCTCAATCCCGGTGTAGCATCTGACCCCAAAACGGGTTACCGCTCGGCCTTTTCACACGCGAATGAAGTAGCCGAAGCGGGCTACTATAAAGTCAAACTCGACGACCACGCCATCACCGCCGAACTGACCGCTTCGAGCCGGGTTGGTTTCCACCAGTATACATTTCCCAAGTCCGACCAGTCGCACATTATTCTGGATCTGACCCACGGCATTTACAATTACGACGATAAGGTAGTCTGGACGTACGTGCGGGTTGTGAACGACACGCTGATCACGGGTTATCGCCAAACGAACGGCTGGGCCCGCACGCGAACGGTCTATTTCGCGCTGTCGTTCTCCAAACCGTTCAAGTCCTACGGTCAAAAGAATCTAGATAAAGCACAGGTGTACAGGGGTTTCTGGCGCAAGTTCGATCAGACAAAGAATTTCCCGGAGATTGCGGGCAAGCGGATTCGGATGTACTTTGACTTCGATACGGAAGCGGGCGAGAAAGTGAAAGTGAAGATGGCGTTGTCGCCGGTGAGTCAGGAAAATGCGTTAGCGAATATGCAGACCGAAATCCCCCACTGGGACTTTGAGCAGACTAAAGCCAAAGCTCAGGCCGACTGGAATCGGGAACTGAACAAGATTCAGATCGACGCATCGGAAACGGATAAAGTGAATTTCTACACATCGCTCTATCACTCCTTCATCAACCCGACCATGTACATGGATGCTAACGGCCAGTACAAAGGGCTGGATCAGGGTGTGCATACGGCTACTGGCTTCACGAATTACACGACTTTTTCACTCTGGGACACCTACCGGGCATTACATCCCTTTTTCAACCTCATTCAGCCGGGGCGCAACAACGACATGGTGCAATCCATGATGAAGCATTACGACCAGAGTACGCTAAAAATGCTGCCCATCTGGTCGCACTACGCTAACGAAAACTGGTGCATGAGCGGCTACCA is a window of Spirosoma linguale DSM 74 DNA encoding:
- a CDS encoding alpha-1,2-mannosidase (TIGRFAM: alpha-1,2-mannosidase~PFAM: glycosyl hydrolase 92~KEGG: shm:Shewmr7_3384 putative alpha-1,2- mannosidase), which encodes MRKISLTILFQFLVLLSFAQQNLVPFVHPLIGTEKMGHTFPGATVPFGSVQLSPDSDTLSYELNGKYNGKVYNYCAGYKYEDKTIVGFSHTHFSGTGHSDLGDFLIMPTQGTLQLNPGVASDPKTGYRSAFSHANEVAEAGYYKVKLDDHAITAELTASSRVGFHQYTFPKSDQSHIILDLTHGIYNYDDKVVWTYVRVVNDTLITGYRQTNGWARTRTVYFALSFSKPFKSYGQKNLDKAQVYRGFWRKFDQTKNFPEIAGKRIRMYFDFDTEAGEKVKVKMALSPVSQENALANMQTEIPHWDFEQTKAKAQADWNRELNKIQIDASETDKVNFYTSLYHSFINPTMYMDANGQYKGLDQGVHTATGFTNYTTFSLWDTYRALHPFFNLIQPGRNNDMVQSMMKHYDQSTLKMLPIWSHYANENWCMSGYHSVSVVADAIIKGVYKGDAQKALDACIATSNHRSYEGIGDYIDRGYIPATANGTSVSNTLEYAYDDWCIAQLAKKLNRQDVYETYRKRSENWKNVYDKSIGFMRPRLADGSFKKEFDVYKTDGQGFIEGNSWNFSFFVPQDPKALVETMGGAKKFGVRLDSLFSMHLPDEFFAETEDITREGIIGGYIHGNEPAHHIAYLYNWAGQPWKTQERVRMILNMQYKSTPDGLGGNDDCGQMSAWYMFSSMGFYPVAPGSEVYSLGSPSVKSARLNLENGQTFTIEVINQGDKNVYVQKVLLNGKPLTEPTITHSDILKGGKLTFYMSAKPVKK
- a CDS encoding efflux transporter, RND family, MFP subunit (TIGRFAM: efflux transporter, RND family, MFP subunit~KEGG: shm:Shewmr7_3161 efflux transporter, RND family, MFP subunit) — encoded protein: MDKELAPEIANRGRNRNWVVGITVVAALALVIAWTRNALKTSVEANRIRTATAEIGPVENSLNATGEVIPAYEQIYTSPIRASIRRVLITPGTAVKPGQPILDLDKSLTEIELEKLNDQLALKRNGIDQLRMKLNKSLYDAEVNDQIKLLNINRLRADLEGARRLQKVGGSTGEDVTRAENALRVAELEKKQLENDLSYNRQSMSASLRETTLQAQIEEKNLKELTHKLKQADIIADRSGVLTWVNENIGSSVNEGEMLAKLADLASFRVEGSCSDVYADQVKVGLPVTIKVNETSLRGLITQVKPAVKNGIVQFVIQLDNSHHASLRPNMKVEVFVITDRVAKAVRVANGPAFKGKRKQFVFVLPKGSQVAHRREVSLGLSNFDFVEITSGLQAGEQVILTDLSAYENLEEITIDPKR